One segment of Trachemys scripta elegans isolate TJP31775 chromosome 1, CAS_Tse_1.0, whole genome shotgun sequence DNA contains the following:
- the LAMP1 gene encoding lysosome-associated membrane glycoprotein 1 produces the protein MARIGGGRWLLLAAVLLVFLQMSSSAFEVTDQSGKVCIIANLSVSFSVEYSTKSGQQLVADFTLAQNAEVLANKSSCGKENASAPVLAIGFGAGHLLQMNFTKTSKLYSVDELTFLYNLSDTTVFPNSTGGKNEVSQKTNIQADLDTRYRCFSTNRMNMSNVTITLSNVTLQAYLVNHTLSGNETVCAADKIPTTPVAPTTTSQTPTSQAPTSPPQNPMTGKYNVTGTNGTCVLAHMGLQLNVTYLRKDGKTGLEVLNFVPVNTSFSGSCNHSSAFLSLTFGKTRLVFHFLLNTSTDKFFLHGVDVTTTLPSEAKETKLEAVNSSMSELRAKLGNSYKCNAEEKLWVTDHVFVNVFDVQVQVFKIDENKFGAVEECQLDENNMVIPIIVGAALAGLVLIVLIAYLIGRKRSHAGYQTI, from the exons ATGGCTCGGATCGGTGGCGGCCGCTGGCTGCTCCTGGCCGCTGTGCTGCTCG TGTTTTTACAGATGTCCTCGTCAGCATTTGAAGTGACAGATCAGAGTGGTAAAGTCTGCATAATAGCTAATCTGTCAGTGTCCTTCTCAGTGGAATACAGCACCAAGAGCGGTCAACAG CTGGTAGCAGATTTCACACTTGCACAAAATGCTGAAGTACTGGCAAACAAAAGCAGTTGTGGTAAAGAGAATGCATCGGCTCCTGTACTGGCGATTGGATTTGGAGCAGGACATTTGTTACAAATGAATTTCACAAAGACCTCAAAGCTGTACAGCGTTGATGAGCTAACGTTCCTTTACAATTTGTCCGATACAACTGTGTTCCCCAACTCAACTGGAG GAAAAAACGAGGTTTCGCAAAAAACTAATATTCAAGCAGACTTGGACACAAGATATAGATGTTTCAGTACCAACCGGATGAATATGTCGAATGTGACCATAACTCTTAGCAATGTTACGCTTCAAGCATATCTTGTGAATCATACCTTAAGTGGAAATG AAACTGTGTGTGCTGCAGATAAGATACCCACTACTCCTGTAGCCCCTACAACTACTAGCCAGACACCTACAAGCCAGGCACCAACCTCCCCTCCACAAAATCCAATGACTGGGAAATACAATGTGACTGGTACAAATGGAACCTGTGTACTTGCTCATATGGGGCTGCAGCTTAATGTGACGTATCTAAGAAAAGATGGAAAG ACTGGATTGGAGGTGCTGAATTTTGTTCCCGTGAATACATCTTTCTCTGGGAGCTGTAACCATTCCTCTGCCTTTCTGAGCCTGACTTTTGGGAAAACCAGACTTGTATTCCATTTCCTACTG aatacAAGTACTGATAAGTTTTTCCTGCACGGGGTCGATGTGACCACAACTTTGCCTTCTGAAGCTAAAG AAACAAAGCTGGAAGCTGTTAACAGCAGCATGAGTGAGCTGAGAGCTAAACTGGGGAACTCCTATAAGTGTAATGCAGAGGAGAAACTTTGGGTCACAGACCATGTCTTTGTCAACGTATTCGATGTTCAGGTCCAGGTTTTCAAGATCGATGAAAACAAATTTGGAGCAG TGGAAGAATGTCAGCTGGATGAAAATAACATGGTGATCCCTATAATTGTTGGCGCAGCCCTTGCTGGACTTGTCCTGATTGTCTTGATTGCTTATTTGATTGGCAGAAAGAGAAGCCATGCTGGATATCAAACAATCTAA